Below is a window of Spelaeicoccus albus DNA.
GGCCAAGGAACTCCTCTTCACCGGGGAGGCCATGACGGCGACGGAAGCGAAGGAGATCGGCATGGTGACTCGCGTCGTTACGCGCGATGAACTGGAGTCCGCTACACTCACCCTCGCCGCGCGCATCGCAGCCCGTCCCGCTTTCGGCCTCCGGATGGCCAAGAAGTCCGTGAACCAAACGCTGGACATTCAGGGGCAGTGGAACGCGGTCCAGGCGGCGTTCTCGGTACACACGCTCGGCCACGCACACAGCCGCATCGCGCACGACGGCGCCTACATCGACCCTGCCGGCTTCGCCCTCACCCGCGATCTCTGGGGCCTCCCTGACACTGAGGTCTGATCTCGGCCAAGCGGTCGTCCCCACCACCTAGCACCCGGAGCCGATGGGCGTCGACAACCGCCCATCGGCTCCGGGCCCCAGATGAAAGAGACAAAGCATGAATGACACCGACACGACCCGCGTCGACCACGCGACCGATTCCACGAAGCGGTCCGCGTTCGAGATCGGACACATGACGTTCGTCGAGATCACCGCTGACCCCGTCACCGGCAGAATGCCGACTGGCCACCAGCGGTCCCGCGACACGATCGAACAGGCTCGGGTAGCAGACCAGGTCGGCCTCGACCTCTTCGCCGTGGGTGAGCACCACCGCACCGACTTCGTCGGGTCCGCCCCGCCGATGGTTCTGGCCGCGGCGGCCGAGGCGACCGAGAAGATCCGTCTGACCAGCTCCGTCACGGTGCTCGGCTCCGACGATCCAGTCCGGGTATGGGAGCAGTTCGCCACGCTCGACCAGTTCTCCGGCGGCCGCGCCGAGATCATCGCCGGACGCGGCTCCTACACAGAGTCGTTCCCCCTGTTCGGCTACGACCTGGCCGACTACGCCGACCTCTTCCGGGAGAAGCTCGATCTCCTGCTCCAGATCCGCGCACGAAACCCGATCACGTGGCGGGGCAGATTTCGACCCGACCTCGACAACGCCGACATCGGACCGCGTGCCGTCCAGGACCTGCTACCGATCTGGGTCGGCGTCGGCGGCACTCAGGCCTCGGCGATCAGTACCGGGCGACTCGGCCTGCCGATGGCGCTCGCTCTGCTGCTTGGCCCGATCACACTCCATAAGCAGGCCATCGAGCTGTACTGGCAGGCCGCCGCGCAGGCAGGCCACGACCCGGCGACGCTGCGCACGAGCATCAACCTGCACGGCTACGTCGGCCGCACCAGCCAGGGCGCACGGGATGTCATGTACCCGTACTTCGCCCAGGGGATGAAGGACAACAACCACCAGCGCGGCCGCGGCTTCACCATGCCGAGGACGGCATTCGACGCGCAGACCTCCCCGGCCGCCGGCCTCGTCGTCGGCAGCCCCCAGGAGGTGATCGACAAACTGCTCGCGTACCATGAAATCTACGGAATAGATCGATCCATGATTCAGATCGGCTTCGGCGGCATGCCACAGAGCGAGGTGCTGGAGGCGATCGAGCTGCTCGGCACCGAGGTCGCCCCGGTCGTTCGCCAGGAAGTCGCGGCACGGAAGGGGGATCTGGTATGACGACCAAGCTCGACAGCGCGCCGGCGACCTCAACCGGCGGTCCGGGTGGGGCGATACCTCGACGTGCACTGCGCATAGCCGTGGTCAACGGCAGCCCCAGCGAGAAATCCAAGACCATGGGGCTGGTCGACGTAGTGCTGCAGACCCTTGCCGGCATGCTCGCAGACGAAGACATCACAATCGAGCAGACCCGTGTTGATGTCTATCGCCTCGGCCCCGCTTTCACCGGCGCCCACGAGCGCGAGGTAATCGCACCCGAGATCGAGGACACTCTACGACAGGTTGAGCAGGCTGATCTGCTGATCGCCGCCACTCCAGTGTTCCGCGGGTCCTACACAGGGCAGTTCAAACACTTCTTCGACCTGGTCGACCAATACGCGCTCGCGAACAAACCCGTGCTCCTCGCCGCCACCGGGGGAGGTGAGCACCATGCACTAGTTCTTGAGCACGCGCTGCGCCCGCTGTTCGGGTTCTTCCAAGCGTTGACCCTGCCGGTCGCCGTCTTCGCCTCCTCAAGTGACTTCGACGGCACAACCCTGCTGACCCCACGGGTCTACGGTCGCATCGAGATGGCGATTACCGATGTTATCGGACTGCTCATTGCCCGAGCCACAGTCGGCTGACACAGTCCAATACCCACAGTTCCAGCCCTGCCCCGTGGCACTCGAGACCATTGTCGTGGATGCCGTCGCTCTGGTGGTATAAACCCCGGGACTCAACTAAACGGCCAGCAGACCCGGCCAAGCTCGATTCCGAACAGTGGGGTGGACCCTGTGGACTGGGCAGCCCACAGGGTCCACCCCAGGCATCCGCATGGCGTACTTGGTGCCGGAGCTTTCGAGGTATACGAGGCCTTCACGGCTAGCGATGGTGAGTGTGTCTCCGGTGAGTTGCTTATGAGCGTTAGCCTCGGTTTTTCACGAGGAGGGTCTCAGAGATCGGTGTGGTGACGCGAAAGGTGTTCCTAGTGAGTAGCCGGGGCACTTCCACTTTATCCAGCCCCAACACCGCCCCACTCGTCGCCGGATCAGGGCTAAAAGAGAAGGGGTTCGGTGCGATTAACGTGGCGACATGTCTGACCGCCTGGTCGCACGAAGGCAGGGTTCGCAACGAGGCGGCGTTCGCCTCTCTGGCTGGGGTGAATCCAATCCCGGCGTCGTCGGGGAACACGGTCAGGCATCGGCTGAATCGAGGCGGCGACAGGAGATTGAACAGCGCGCTCCACATGGCTGCGGTGACGCGGATGACCCACGATGCCGAAACCCGCGTATACGTGGAAAGGCGACGATCAGAAGGTCGTACCGATAAGGAAATCCGCCGTTGCATCAAGCGCTATCTGGCCCGCCGTATCTACAGGACGCTCAACGGCTCAGCCGAGATAATGAACGCGGCTTGACAGACTGTGAGTCTTATTGGTGGCTGGTCCGGGACCGGCTGGCCGGGTAGGTTGTTGGACGCGTCGTCGCGGCCGTGACTCATGACAAAACTGGCCCCTCTGGGTGCCTTTCCTATGAACTGTCCGACTACGACGGGGCGGCCGACGCCAGCCCGGTCCATTTCAGTGGCTTGATCAGAAGCATGTCCGACGCATACACAGTCGTGACTCATCACAGTTTTGCCCTGAAGTGAATCCCTCCGAGCCCGGCTGCCGGCCGATAGTGACCAGAAACGGTCCGTCGTATGGAAGGGAATCAGATCACTATGGACACGATAGTCGCACAGACGTACTCGTACGTCATCGGCGTCGACACCCACGCCGCCACCCACACCTACGCCATCATCACTGCTGACAACCAGCACGTGGACGCTCAGACATTCCCGACCACTACGGCTGGGATGAACAGGGCGATCGCCTGGGCCGCACGCCGCACCGGCGGCGACATGGCGGCCCTTTGGGTCATCGAGGGAATCGGCAGTTACGGTGCTGGACTAGCCCGAACCGTTGCGGACACCGGTTACCGCGTCGTCGAAGCCGCTCGCATGAGTAACCGCAGCCGACGCGGCATCGGTAAGTCCGATCCCGTCGATGCTGCCCGGATCGCCGTAGCCGTGCTGCCGCTGCCAGAGGCCCGACTGCGCGAGCCTCGACTCGATGAAGGTAACCGTGCCGCCCTGCAGGTTCTGCTGACCGCACGCGATGAGATCGGCCGCGAACGTACGCGCGCGATCAACGCGCTCACCGCTCTAGCCCGCACCACCGACCTTGGCATCGACGCAAGGCGCGCACTCAACCACCAAACCATCGCCGAGATCGCCGG
It encodes the following:
- a CDS encoding LLM class flavin-dependent oxidoreductase; translated protein: MNDTDTTRVDHATDSTKRSAFEIGHMTFVEITADPVTGRMPTGHQRSRDTIEQARVADQVGLDLFAVGEHHRTDFVGSAPPMVLAAAAEATEKIRLTSSVTVLGSDDPVRVWEQFATLDQFSGGRAEIIAGRGSYTESFPLFGYDLADYADLFREKLDLLLQIRARNPITWRGRFRPDLDNADIGPRAVQDLLPIWVGVGGTQASAISTGRLGLPMALALLLGPITLHKQAIELYWQAAAQAGHDPATLRTSINLHGYVGRTSQGARDVMYPYFAQGMKDNNHQRGRGFTMPRTAFDAQTSPAAGLVVGSPQEVIDKLLAYHEIYGIDRSMIQIGFGGMPQSEVLEAIELLGTEVAPVVRQEVAARKGDLV
- a CDS encoding NAD(P)H-dependent oxidoreductase encodes the protein MTTKLDSAPATSTGGPGGAIPRRALRIAVVNGSPSEKSKTMGLVDVVLQTLAGMLADEDITIEQTRVDVYRLGPAFTGAHEREVIAPEIEDTLRQVEQADLLIAATPVFRGSYTGQFKHFFDLVDQYALANKPVLLAATGGGEHHALVLEHALRPLFGFFQALTLPVAVFASSSDFDGTTLLTPRVYGRIEMAITDVIGLLIARATVG
- a CDS encoding IS110 family transposase, yielding MEGNQITMDTIVAQTYSYVIGVDTHAATHTYAIITADNQHVDAQTFPTTTAGMNRAIAWAARRTGGDMAALWVIEGIGSYGAGLARTVADTGYRVVEAARMSNRSRRGIGKSDPVDAARIAVAVLPLPEARLREPRLDEGNRAALQVLLTARDEIGRERTRAINALTALARTTDLGIDARRALNHQTIAEIAGWRARQRDDIAIATARAEAIRLAKRIFDCDGDLKTNDARIRDLVADSPAAGLVNYTGIGPVTAATTLVAWSHPGRIKSEAAYAAIAGASPIPASSGKTIRYRLNRGGDRKLNRALNVMAMVRMVHDPTTRDYAQRRRREDKSDREIRRVLKRYLARSIYRQLNAAAATPQSS